The nucleotide sequence GGGCCGCCGCGCGCGAAATTCTCCGCCGACAACCGGACTTCACAGTCGCCGGCTATCTTCGTGGGCATCCGGCAGGCGATCACGAGTTTGGACGGCGCGTCGCCGCCGCGCTGAGGGGGGCGGGCATTCCGTAAAAGGCAACTGAGGGACCGGATATGAGTCAATCGGGTGGCATGGGTGGCATGGGCGGCATGGGAGGCATGGGAGGCATGGGAAGCCTCACCGCCACCGGACTCGGCACTTTCCTCAGCGCCGGCGTCGACCCAGTCTACGACCCCATGCTTGTGCAGGGCCTGCAGATTACCGAGCAGGCGATCACGCATGTGGCCAACGGCGGAGCTGAGCCGGGCCACCCGCAGGAACTGCGCTTCTCGTGCGCCGGCAATATGGGGCTCTGGGCCGATTGGGTGCGGGCGTCGCTCTATCTCACGGACTTCATGCGCCACTTCGACTGGTCGGTCGGCGGGCACGACAAGTGCGTGTCGCTGAGCTATGGCGGCAAGAGCTTCTATACAATTCACAGGCCGGATATCGCCGTCTTCGAACAGCAACTGAAGCTGATGCGGAATTATCTCGATCAGCGCCCGGATCGAACGCCGGAAATCCTGACCCAGCTCGGCTTTCCGACACCCTATTTCGTGATGTTGCTCGGGCTGCAGACCGGCACTAACAACCATACGTTTGAGCTGATCACCATCACCCAGGTCATCGCTGCTCATGTCGCGATGGTCGCCAAGCACCACCTGGCCTGCCGGCGTCCCGACCGCATCGGCCATCAGGTGATGCCGATGATCCCGACGCCGGCGCATGGCAGCTTCCCGAGCGCCCATGCCACCGAGGCGTTCGCCGTCGCCGAGGTGCTCAACGGCTTGGTCGAATTCCAGAGCGGGCACTATGGCGACTACAAGAAGCGACAGGCCCTGATCAACAAGCTCGCCGAGCGCATCGCCGTCAACCGGACGGTCGCGGGATTGCACTTCCCGATCGACAGCTGGGCGGGTGCGATCCTCGGTCGTGCCATCGGACAGATCGTGCTGGCAAAATGCGGCCGCGGTGACGAGGTGCAAGGCTACAGCTACGACGCCCATGACGGCGATTTCTCCCTCACGGAGTTCGCGAAGGGAGCCAACGATCCTCTCGGCGTCAAGAAGGCGGATCCATGCAGCGTCTCGTCAAGCGACTTGTTTCGCTGGCTGTGGGACAGGGTTTGCGACGAATACACGTTCGCGAGATAGGCCGAGCCATGACAGAGAACGACCCGTCCGATGCTCGTGCTCAAGAGCCGGAGTCGGCGCCGATCTATCTCAGCCCCTATGAGGCCTGGAATTTCGGCCCGGGGCGGCCCTATGCGTTTCCCGCGATCCGCGACCAAGCCGAGTTCATTACGGCCGTCACCGAGTTGAAACGGGACGACGTCGCTGTGACCGAGGCGACGACGATGGACGCCGTCGCGATGGAGCGCATAGCGTGGCACCCGACCTTGTGGAGGGAACGGGAACTGTCGTTCGTTCCCTTCGTCGTGCGCAATCCGCTCGGGCGCATCGAGGATGCGGGCGATCTGGCGCAGCTGCTCGATCTCGGCCTCAAGCAACTGAACAACTTGGCCTTCGTCAACATCGGTGCCAAACGAGCTCGAATCGCGTTTCCGGTGCCACCGCGGGCCATGCACAGCGACCAAGATCGCGACCCATCAGGGCCCGCCTGGAAGCCCGACTCCGGACTGCGCGATCGGATCGGGAAGGACCCGCAAATCACCATCATGGCGGTGATCGACGACGGCCTCCCATTCGCGCATCGCAATTTCCGCGACGCAAGCGGAGCGCGGACGCGGGTCGAGTTCTGCTGGCTGCAGGCGGCGGACGCGCTCAAGGAGCAGCACAGCGTCCTCTTTGGCCGCGAATATATTCGTAGCGAGATCGAGGACTACATCGCACGCTACGGCGATGACGAGGATACCCTTTACTGCATGGCCGGGGCAACAAGCGACGCCGAGGATCTCGGCAGCCTGATCGACCGCCACGCCACCCACGGTGCCCATGTCATGGACCTGGCAACGGGTTACGCGCCTGAGCGCGACGAGGTCCCGCCCGAGGCGATACGCATCATAGCCGTGCAACTGCCGAATACGATTGCCTGGGACACTTCGGGTTTCGGAAAGGACATGTATGTGCTCTCAGCGATGCACTACATTTTCGAGCGCGCCGACCGCATCGCCGCCGGCTATGGGATCGAGCGGGCGCGGCTGGTGATCAACTTCAGCTATGGTTTCTCCGGCGGCCGGCACGATGGCGGCACTGAACTCGAGGCTGCGATCGACGAACTCGTCAGGATTCGCCGGGCGAAAGCGCACTGTCCCACCGCACTTGTTCTGCCCGCGGGAAATACGTTTCTCGATCGGCTGCACGCCCGTGTCAGGGAGGTCGACTTCAGGGACGGCGAGGCGCGACTCTATTGGAGGATCCAGCCGAACGATCGCACGCCGAGCTATCTCGAGATCTGGTTTGCCGGCAACTTCGACACCAGGGGGTATACGATCGAGCTCCGAGATCCCTGGAAGAAGATACGTCAGACCATCCCGATCACGGCAAATCAGGGGTTGAACAGACAGGACCCTGGTGATCCGAGACGCGTCGCGAGCCTTAAGAACGAACGCGACCAGCCGATCGGTCAGATCAGTGCTGATTATCACCGCCGGGACTGCTGGCGTGTGCTCGTTGTCCTGGCCCCTACGGAGCCCGACGATCAATCTCTGCCGGGCATCGAGGCCGGCAAATGGACCATCGTCATCAAGCGAGACGGGACTGCCGCACCGCTCGATCATCCGATCGAGTGCTGGATCCAGCGCTCGGCGGATCCCGAGAGCCTGCGCTCCGGCAGCCGGCAAAGCTATTTCGATCATCTCGATGACATCCGCTACACGGATGAAGGCGACCTGAAGGAGACCGATACCGACAATTGTGCCGTGCGGCGGTTCGGCAGTTTGAACGGGCTGGCGACGGGAAAGACAGCTCTCGTCGTGGCCGGCTACCGGCTTGCCAATGGATTGGGATCGTCGCTCAAAGAGGTTTGTCCCGCCCGCTATAGTTCGGCCGGGACGGAGAGCACGAGGCAAATCGCGCGGGGCATCGATTGCGCGTCGATGTCCGATCGCTCCCGGGTGCTGCCGGGGACGTGGGCTGCCGGCG is from Bradyrhizobium sp. ORS 285 and encodes:
- a CDS encoding phosphatase PAP2 family protein: MGSLTATGLGTFLSAGVDPVYDPMLVQGLQITEQAITHVANGGAEPGHPQELRFSCAGNMGLWADWVRASLYLTDFMRHFDWSVGGHDKCVSLSYGGKSFYTIHRPDIAVFEQQLKLMRNYLDQRPDRTPEILTQLGFPTPYFVMLLGLQTGTNNHTFELITITQVIAAHVAMVAKHHLACRRPDRIGHQVMPMIPTPAHGSFPSAHATEAFAVAEVLNGLVEFQSGHYGDYKKRQALINKLAERIAVNRTVAGLHFPIDSWAGAILGRAIGQIVLAKCGRGDEVQGYSYDAHDGDFSLTEFAKGANDPLGVKKADPCSVSSSDLFRWLWDRVCDEYTFAR